One part of the Enterococcus sp. DIV1094 genome encodes these proteins:
- the deoC gene encoding deoxyribose-phosphate aldolase: MIELKRLANMVDHTLLKADAQKAEFEQLCKEATNYGFKMVAINSYPVAICRDFLEDSEVHVGAAIGFPLGQTTIETKVFEVEDVIKNGADEIDYVINIGKVKEGDFGYIREEMKAIVNSSRKGNIISKVILENCYLTDQEKIAVCEIAKEVKPDYVKTSTGFGTGGATVEDVKLMKSVVGETVKVKAAGGIRDLDTALQMIEAGAERLGTSAGIKIIEEYKQLKGAG; the protein is encoded by the coding sequence ATGATCGAGTTAAAAAGATTAGCGAATATGGTAGACCACACATTATTGAAAGCGGATGCTCAGAAGGCAGAATTTGAACAACTTTGTAAGGAAGCGACTAACTATGGATTTAAAATGGTAGCAATCAATTCTTATCCTGTAGCAATATGTCGTGATTTTTTGGAAGATAGCGAAGTCCATGTGGGCGCTGCGATTGGTTTTCCATTAGGACAAACTACGATTGAGACGAAGGTTTTTGAAGTAGAAGATGTCATCAAAAATGGTGCAGACGAAATCGATTATGTCATCAATATCGGTAAGGTAAAAGAAGGGGATTTCGGCTATATTCGTGAAGAAATGAAAGCGATTGTTAATTCTTCTCGTAAAGGTAACATCATCAGTAAAGTCATTTTAGAAAATTGTTACTTAACGGATCAAGAAAAAATCGCTGTATGTGAAATCGCAAAAGAAGTAAAGCCTGATTATGTCAAAACATCAACAGGTTTCGGTACAGGAGGTGCGACAGTAGAAGACGTCAAGTTAATGAAAAGCGTGGTAGGTGAAACAGTGAAAGTGAAGGCTGCAGGAGGGATTCGTGACTTAGACACTGCGTTACAGATGATTGAAGCTGGGGCGGAACGTTTAGGAACAAGCGCTGGCATCAAAATCATCGAAGAATATAAACAGTTAAAAGGAGCAGGTTGA
- a CDS encoding pentapeptide repeat-containing protein: MAKKIASPELTELVDGSFYLEDETTFTGIISEGEDQSYLSSRNTVLKNSHIKKLAMQKSRLERFECSDVVFEKCDFSNLEWFGASFHRVHFKQCKLTGTNFSDSFLRDCVFEECVANLSSFSYTNMKFVRFSDNQLNNSDFFDSNWKNLVLENNELSGSNWFNTALKGLDFTTNTFSQINLSLELLRGLTVNQEQAVIIAAGLGLVIE; this comes from the coding sequence ATGGCAAAGAAAATTGCTTCTCCAGAGCTGACAGAATTAGTTGATGGATCGTTCTATTTAGAAGACGAAACAACATTTACAGGTATTATTTCTGAAGGAGAAGATCAAAGTTATCTTAGTTCCCGGAATACTGTATTGAAAAATAGCCATATTAAAAAATTAGCGATGCAAAAATCACGCTTGGAACGGTTTGAATGTAGTGATGTTGTTTTTGAAAAGTGCGATTTTTCAAATTTAGAGTGGTTTGGCGCAAGTTTTCATCGCGTGCATTTCAAGCAATGCAAATTGACTGGAACCAATTTTTCTGACAGCTTTTTAAGAGACTGCGTCTTTGAAGAATGTGTAGCTAATCTGTCTTCTTTTAGCTATACGAATATGAAGTTCGTTCGATTTAGCGATAATCAATTGAATAATAGTGATTTTTTTGATAGTAATTGGAAAAATCTAGTATTGGAAAATAATGAACTTTCAGGCTCAAATTGGTTCAATACGGCACTGAAAGGATTAGATTTTACAACGAATACATTCTCACAAATCAACCTGTCATTGGAATTACTTCGCGGACTGACCGTCAATCAAGAACAAGCAGTCATTATTGCGGCAGGATTGGGGTTGGTGATTGAGTAG